The sequence below is a genomic window from Bdellovibrionota bacterium.
AGCATCGTAAGCCGGTTCTTATCAAAGCCGACGGCGTTTCGAAGAGGGACGCCGTACGACGTATGCGTCGCCAGCCCCTGAACCTCTACCAAGAGCGGCCGCGTCCCCTCCATTACCGGGAAAACCGCCGTTCCGGGCGTGTTCTTCGGCCGGTGTTTCAAGAAAAGCTCGGACGGATTTGCGACTTCTCGGAGCCCTTCGTTTGTCATGTCGAAGACGCCGACTTCGTCCGTCGGGCCGAAGCGATTCTTCATAGCCCGGAGAATCCGGTACGGTTGGCCACGTTCCCCCTCAAAGAAAAGAACCGTGTCGACCAGATGTTCGAGTGCCATCGGCCCGGCGATGCCGCCCTCTTTGTTCACATGGCCCACCAAAAAAACGGTGATGTCTTTTTGTTTTGCGAGCCGGATTAAGCGATCGGCGACCTCCCGGACCTGACTGATACTGCCCGGAACCGACGGAAGATCGGGCCAATAGACCGTTTGAACCGAATCGACGACGACCAACTCGAACGGACTCTTTTCCAAGTGGGCCAGGATATCGACGAGGTTCGTTTCGGGGAGGACGAAAAGACGGTCGTGCGCGACTCCCAACCGCTCGGCGCGGAGTTTGATCTGCCGTGCCGATTCTTCGCCTGAAATATAAAGAAGAGGTTTTCCTTTGACGTTCGCCAGCGTTCCCATGATCTGAAGGAGGAGGGTCGATTTCCCGATTCCCGGATCTCCGGCCAGGAGGGCGACCGACCCGCGCGTGAGTCCTCCCCCCAAGACCCGGTTGACCTCGCGGAAGGGGAGGTCGATTCGCGGAAGCCCGTCCTCCGCGACCCGCGTGATCGGCGTCGGTTCAATTCCGGAAGTAACCGCGCGGGAGTTCGAGCCCTTTGCGGGAGCGATCATCGTCTCGGCTACGAGACTGTTCCACGCCTGACAGTCGGGACAGCGACCCATCCATTTTTGGTCGACATAACCGCATTCCTGGCAAACAAACTGAGATCGAGCTTTCGCCATCGTCACACCAATAAATTCGTCCGCACGCGGTTGACCGCATCGCGCCATCCCTGTTTAAGTTCATGTCGTCGACCGATTTCCATCTTCGGTGTAAAACGCGTTGTCCGCTCCTCCCGTTCGGGTTCCTTGTTCCAGAGAGAGGCAGCCACGGCAGCCAATCGGGCGGCGCCGAAACCTGTACGTTCTATCATCTCCGGCCGGATAATAGGAATGCCCAGAATATCGGCCAGAAATTGCATCAGAAAATGATTCGCTACCGCGCCGCCATCCACGCGCAGTTCGGCGAGCGGCTTTCCCATTCCTTCCGCCATCGCGTCGACCAGATCGGCACTCTGGAACGCGATCGCCTCCAGCGCCGCGCGGACGATATGGGATCGATTTGTCCCGCGGGTCATCCCGACGATCGCCGCGCGTGCTTTCGGGTCCCAATAAGGGGCCCCCAGACCGACGAATGCGGGAACCAAATAAATCCCTCCCGTATCGGCGATGGATGCGGCGATCGCTTCGGTTTCCGAGGCTTTTTCGATCAGCTTTAGGCCATCTCGTAGCCACTGGACGATCGCCCCCGCCATGAAGATCGAACCTTCGAGTCCGTAGGCAGGCTTCCCATCCGCATCGCATGTCAGCGTCGTGAGGAGGCCATGTTTCGATTGGATCGGCTGGTCGCCACAGAACGCAAGAGCAAAGGCTCCCGTCCCAAACGTGCATTTGGCTTGGTTCGGGGCGACGGCATAGTGACCGAAGAGCGCCGCCTGTTGGTCTCCCGCTACGCCCAGGATCGGAACGCTCGCGCCCAGATGCTCCGACGCAGTGGTCCCAAACAGTCCTGCGGATGTTCGAACCTCCGGCAACATCGACAAAGGAACACGAAAGATTTCACACAACTCCTTCGACCATTCTTTCTTGTGGATATCGAATAGAAGCGTTCGGCTGGCGTTGGTGTAATCCGTCGCGTGGACAGAACCGTTCGTCAGTTTCCAGATCAGCCAGGTGTCGATCGTTCCGAAGGCCAGCTCGTTCGCCTCCGCCCGGCGTCGCGCATCCGGAACCTGATCGAGCAGCCAGGAAATTTTTGTCGCGGAAAAATAGGGATCCAACATAAGCCCGGTCTTTTTTCGAATCTCAGCGTCGTGGTCCTTTAGTTCGTGGCATCGGTCGGCCGTTCTTCGGCATTGCCAGACGATTGCAGGAGCGATCGGCCGACCGCTGCGGCGGTCCCACACGACCGTGGTCTCCCGCTGGTTTGTGATCCCCAGAGCAACGATATCGGTGAGCGAAATGTTTGCGGCGGTCAAAGCCTCCCGAGCGACAGCCAGTGTGATCGTCCAGATCTCCTCCGGATCGTGTTCCACCCATCCCGGTTTTGGATAATGCTGCGCAAACTCTCGGTAGGCTTTCGTAACTAGGCGGGTCTTGGAATCGAAAAGAAGGGCCGTGCTTCCGGTAGTCCCTTGATCGATTGCCAGGACGTATCGTTCGGCCATAGGAGCGGAGTACCACAAAGCCTGGCCGACTGCCGAGGCCTTTTTGTCACTTTAATGTTCGAGTACGTGAATCCTTAGGATAAATTCGAGCGCATGGCGAATTGGCTGACATTGGACTCCCTGGCCGCGCTCGTTTCCCTTTCGGCGATGGAGATCGTCCTCGGAATCGACAACATCGTGTTCATTGCGATTCTGGCGGCGAAAGTTCACAAGGAGGTTCGGACCCGCGTGCGGATGATCGGTATTTCCCTGGCGCTCGTCGCCCGGCTGGGGCTTCTCTTCTCGATCACCTGGATCATGAAATTGACGGAGCCGCTCTTTTCCATCGTGGGACAGTCCTTTTCCGGCCGCGACCTCATCCTCTTGGTGGGGGGGCTGTTCCTGATTGCCAAGGCGACGTATGAAATTCACGAAAAACTGGAGTCCGGACCGGGAGGCATCGCGGCCGGCGGATCCGGAAATCGGGCCGTGGGACCCGTGATCTTCCAGATCGTTTTGATCGATCTCGTTTTTTCGTTGGATTCTGTGATCACAGCAGTCGGGATGACGCAAAAGATTCCGATCATGGTGGTCGCGATGGTGCTTGCGGTTGCTGTGATGATGATTTCCAGCGGCAAGATCAGCGATTTCGTTCATCACCATCCGACGATCAAAATTTTGGCGCTCGCGTTTCTTCTGATGATCGGCGTGATGTTGTTCGCGGAGGGAATGGGGGTTCACATCCAACGAGGCTACATCTACTTCGCGATGGCGTTTTCACTTGCGGTGGAATTCCTAAACCTGCGGTATCGGAAGCGGCATCAACCCGTAGAGCTTCGGGAGCCGCAAAACCCTTAACGGAATAGATCCGGCAGCGGAGACTCGATATGAATCGTTTTGTCGCCGACCGATCCTTCAAGGCTCCATGCGTGCAGTTGCATTCGTTCCGGAATCCGTTGGCCTCGGACGATCTCCAAGTAATGTTCGTCTGGGCGGCCATAGAGGGGATCGCCGGCGATCGGGCATTTCATCCACTCGCAGTGAACACGAAGCTGGTGCCGCCGGCCGGTTATGGGCGAGAGCTCAAGAACAGATGAGTTCTCTTCTTGGCTTAGGACTCGATAGCGGGTAACGGCCGTTTCACCGTCCGCGACAACCGTACGACGAACATAGACGGAGCTGTCCGGCTTCTTCCCGAGCGGAACGCTGATTTCACCGCTCGAATTCGGGGGAATGCCGTGGACGCGAGCGACATAAGTTTTTTTGGAGCCTTTTCTGTTGAAGCGCCCGTCCCCATCGCCGCGCGGCGTCGGCGCTTTTTGCGAGCAGAACGACGCCCGACGTCTCGCGGTCCAAGCGATGGACGAGTCGAATCTCCGCGTCGTTTCGTTCGCGGCGGATCGCTTCGATGAGGGAATTGGTCCGGCAAGCGTTCGTCGGATGAACGACCAATCCCGCCGGCTTGTCGACGGCGAGAAGTTCGTCGTCTTCGTGGAGAATGTAGAAATTGTACTCTTGGGGAACTTCGAACAGCCGCGGGAAGCCGGCCGTCACACTCCCGCCGACGCGTACGCGCGTGGAAGGGGTTGCGGCATCCGCCCAGCTGACGGAGATTCGCTCGGGAATGATCTTCTGAATCCGGCTTCGCGAGAGTTTAGGGATCTGCTCCGCCAAAAAATGGTCCAGTCTCCACCCGCGAAATCGTTCGCCGATGATCCACACGGTGTCATTCATGATGGGACCTGGTTTTCTGCGAAGGGGTGGTCACGGAGAGTATAAAACGGTAAGGGAGATTCCATGAACGTTCATCAAGAACTGAGAAAAAGGGTTCTCAAACATCCGGCGATCCATAACGCGTACCTCGCTCGTTTCAAGCGGGGCGATCTCAACCGCGAAGATATGAACGACTTTGCGATTCAATTCTACGGATTCGTGAAACATTTTCCACGGATTTTGGCGACGCTTCTTGCGAGCACGCCGGATGAAAAAGCGGCCGACGAGCTCTGCGTGATACTCGCCTCGGAGCTCGGAAACGGCGATCCGACAATACGGCACGAGTATATGTACCATCGATTCCTGCGGTCGATCGGGATCGAGCCGCGGGAAGCGCTCCAGAAAGGGCTGGAGCCGGAAACGGAATCGTTCGTATCCGGGATGGTCGAGCTGTACGGCCATAAGGATTACGGCGTGGCACTGGGAGCCTCCTTTGGGTTGGAGAATATGGCAATCACCATGTGGGACCACCTTATTCCCGGACTCCAGAAACTGAAGAAGCAAGATGATTTCAAAGGGATGGACATCCATTACTTTACGTTTCACCGCGCGTTGGAAGGAGAACATGAGGACGGGATGGAGGAAGCGCTCTCCAAGTCCACGGAACTAGATGTGGATGACGTCAAATACGGGATCGAGACCATGCTCAACGACCTGCAGCGGATGTGGATGGGGCTTGAAAAAAGGTGGCACACAAGGCGAAAGGACGATGAATACCGGGGGCTCGCGTCGAAGACGCTGAAGATTCGAAATATTGTCTAACTCGTCCGCAATATTACCCCACGGCGCTCGTGCAAAACTTACATTTCTTCGCCGAAACCAGAATGCTTTCCGAACATTGCGGGCACTGTTTCGTGGCCGGCCCGGGAGGGGGAGGCGCTTCCTTTATAAATGTCTTGACGATCATGAACACGACAAAAGCGACGATGACGAAATCGACGAAGTTGCCCAGGAAGTCGCCCACGCCGAACTTCACGTTTCCGATGGAGAGGACGATCGCCCGCCAGTCTCCACTCGGCGTGAGAAACCCGACCACCGGCATGACGAAGTCATCGACCAAGGCCTTCACCAGTTTTCCCACGGCGCCGCCGATCACGACACCGACGGCTAAACCAACGACGCTGTGCTTAAGAACAAAGGCTTTGAATTCATCCACCATCTTGATTTTCGGGGTACGCATACTTTCCTCCGGGACCCGGATTTCTCAAAGATTCCAGCAGATTACAAGGAAAATCTCCCGTTCCAAAAGCGGATCCAAATTCTTGACTCGGTGCCGGATTCGGGCGAGGTAGCCGCTGAATTCACAGACCCATTTGAGGAGGAACGAGATGAGAGACTGGGCCTTGGCACTGATTTTCATTCTGGGAGTGGGGACGGCGTTTGCGCAGGAGACGCCCGCGCCCGTTCCGGTGGCGGCTGAAGTGGCGGCGGTCTTGCCAGCTCCTCCACCGAAGGTCGAGACCTGGAAAGCGAACGCCGGGGCCAGTGCCATCCTCAACACCGGAAACTCCAGCAACCAGACACTGGGCGGAAATGGCCTGGCCTCCTACAAGCATGAAAGAGACAAAATGACGTTTAAGGCCAACGGCACGTACGGCCGCGCGGAAGACAGCTTGGGTGTGACGACGACGAACACGAAGAATTGGAGGACGGAACTGAGGTACGACCGATATCTTCTCGATCCGCTTTCCACTTTTGCCCTCGGCCACCTGGGGAGCGACGAACCGGCCGGCTTTGACCATCGATACGGCGGGGCGGGCGGTCTTTCGCACGAATTCTATAAGACGGGCCCCCACTTCAGTAAGTACGAGGTCGGCTTCGACTACACCCGTGAGCTGCGCACGGCCCCCCCGGACGAGAATATTTATTCCGGCCGACTCTTCCTGCAATACAAGCTGACGATGACTCCCTGGCTGACGTTCGGACAGGACTTTGAAAACCTGTTCAACGTGCAAGATGGACATGACTACCGTTTAAACACGTTGACGGCGCTCACCACCAAGATGAGCGACAAGATCGCGTTTCAGGTGAGTTTCTCGGTTAAGTTCGACAACGTGCCGGTGCCCGGAAAGAAAAAGACCGATACCCTGACGCAGCTCGGCCTTGTCGTAGACTTTATGTAAACCCCGGGTGGAAGTGCTGGACGAAGCGGCCGAAGTGCTTAAAATGTACCCCCAACGACCCACCTCGCGCGGTTACGGCGAGAGGGAGGCGGTCGCTGACAACAAGACGCTTGAGGGTCGTAAAGCCAACCGCCGCGTTGTCCTCAAATGGCTGGATTAACAAACAAGGAGAAAAGGATGAGCAAGTATTTTGGGATAGGAATGGTGGTTTTACTGGCCTTGGGCGCGAAGGCATTTGCCGATGAGGCGCCGGCGACGGAAGCGGGGAAGACCACGGACCCGGGGATACAACAGGCCGGGCAGGCCGCTCAAGGCGCCACGACCGAAACTGTGAAGAAGGCGGATGATGCGGCGGTGCAGACGCAGCAAAAGGCCGCGGCGACCGAAAGCCGCGCCAAGGGAAAAACGGCCAAGGCGCGCAAGAAGAGTTCCCAACATGCGAAAAAGAGCCATGAAGCTGCAATGCAGAAAAAGCAGGAAGCCATGGAAAAAGGCGAGGGACAAAAAGAGGGTCTCGAGAAGCAAGCGGAAGAGGCCACCACGCCCCCGACCCAGTAACTCGAAGTTCTCGAGTTACAGTTCGGTTTGTTTTAGGAGATCCGCGAGCCGGGTCGCGCGCGACCGCAGGCTGCGGATCTCTTTGTTTAGACTGTTTTCCAATGCGTCGATTTCCGTCGCCAACTGAACCACTTCCTCGCGGATTTTGGAAATATCCGGGAAAGACTCCGTCTTCTTCTTGGCCTTGGGCGGCGGACCTTTCGCTTTTTTCTTTGGAACCGGAGGCGGCGGAACTTCTTCGGCCGGCTCTTCTTTTTCGGGCGGCGGTGAGACTTGTTTTTCAGCCGGGACCGGCTTTTGCTCGATCGGAGGCGGCGTTTCCTCTTTCGAAGCCGCGGATTGAGGAGGTCGTTCCGGTGCGGACGGACCTTCATCATCCAGACGTTCCATATCGTCGAATTGAACGGTCGAACGGGCGAGCGGTGATCTAGCCGTTTTTTCGTTTACGGGTTCCTTGGATCCGACCGCTTTATAGCCACATGCCGGACAGACGTACTCGGCCGTCGGCCCCGAACTCGGACCCTTCACCTTCATGGGGTTTCTGCATTTTGCGCAGATCATGTCATTCCTATTCTAACCCGCAGCCGCCGGGCGAACAGAAAAACGAAGAAGTTGCCCGATTCCCCGTCGGCGGTATGGTCGGCGTGGGAGGATCGAAGGGATGGACAAGATCGTGACCCGGGGGTGCTTGTGCGGCGCGGATCAACCCGGCTTTCTCAGAAAGGATTACGGCAAGTAGGACGGGTGCCGTAGGAATGGAGTCTTATGGCTAAAAGGAAATCGAATCGTGGACTGCAGGCCACTTTGATGTTGATGCTTTTGATTCCTTCGTCACTTTCGGCAAGTGACGAAGTGAAAAAGGACCCCAAAAAGGTCGACCAGCCGGCCTCCAAATCAGAGAAGTGGACGCACGACAAATTGAAGGACCTTCAAAAGGAGACGGAAGAAGCTCTCAACGCCGTGGAGAAAAAGTTCAAAGAAACCAAGGAAGAGGTCAAGCCGGAACTGGAAGAGCTTTTGAACGATGTTGAGAAAAAGGTGAAAGAACTTCGAAAGGAATTGAAAGGG
It includes:
- the radA gene encoding DNA repair protein RadA, which gives rise to MAKARSQFVCQECGYVDQKWMGRCPDCQAWNSLVAETMIAPAKGSNSRAVTSGIEPTPITRVAEDGLPRIDLPFREVNRVLGGGLTRGSVALLAGDPGIGKSTLLLQIMGTLANVKGKPLLYISGEESARQIKLRAERLGVAHDRLFVLPETNLVDILAHLEKSPFELVVVDSVQTVYWPDLPSVPGSISQVREVADRLIRLAKQKDITVFLVGHVNKEGGIAGPMALEHLVDTVLFFEGERGQPYRILRAMKNRFGPTDEVGVFDMTNEGLREVANPSELFLKHRPKNTPGTAVFPVMEGTRPLLVEVQGLATHTSYGVPLRNAVGFDKNRLTMLLAVLEKRAGLRMETQDVYVNVVGGIRLVEPAADLAVVAAVVSSFLGKIFPTDAVVFGEVGLAGEIRVASRGDARLKEASKLGFAQALVPPGTSDPQKSIRCQTIDSIDTLVDFLR
- the glpK gene encoding glycerol kinase GlpK, which gives rise to MAERYVLAIDQGTTGSTALLFDSKTRLVTKAYREFAQHYPKPGWVEHDPEEIWTITLAVAREALTAANISLTDIVALGITNQRETTVVWDRRSGRPIAPAIVWQCRRTADRCHELKDHDAEIRKKTGLMLDPYFSATKISWLLDQVPDARRRAEANELAFGTIDTWLIWKLTNGSVHATDYTNASRTLLFDIHKKEWSKELCEIFRVPLSMLPEVRTSAGLFGTTASEHLGASVPILGVAGDQQAALFGHYAVAPNQAKCTFGTGAFALAFCGDQPIQSKHGLLTTLTCDADGKPAYGLEGSIFMAGAIVQWLRDGLKLIEKASETEAIAASIADTGGIYLVPAFVGLGAPYWDPKARAAIVGMTRGTNRSHIVRAALEAIAFQSADLVDAMAEGMGKPLAELRVDGGAVANHFLMQFLADILGIPIIRPEMIERTGFGAARLAAVAASLWNKEPEREERTTRFTPKMEIGRRHELKQGWRDAVNRVRTNLLV
- a CDS encoding TerC family protein, with the translated sequence MANWLTLDSLAALVSLSAMEIVLGIDNIVFIAILAAKVHKEVRTRVRMIGISLALVARLGLLFSITWIMKLTEPLFSIVGQSFSGRDLILLVGGLFLIAKATYEIHEKLESGPGGIAAGGSGNRAVGPVIFQIVLIDLVFSLDSVITAVGMTQKIPIMVVAMVLAVAVMMISSGKISDFVHHHPTIKILALAFLLMIGVMLFAEGMGVHIQRGYIYFAMAFSLAVEFLNLRYRKRHQPVELREPQNP
- a CDS encoding pseudouridine synthase, with the translated sequence MNDTVWIIGERFRGWRLDHFLAEQIPKLSRSRIQKIIPERISVSWADAATPSTRVRVGGSVTAGFPRLFEVPQEYNFYILHEDDELLAVDKPAGLVVHPTNACRTNSLIEAIRRERNDAEIRLVHRLDRETSGVVLLAKSADAARRWGRALQQKRLQKNLCRSRPRHSPEFER
- a CDS encoding iron-containing redox enzyme family protein, with translation MNVHQELRKRVLKHPAIHNAYLARFKRGDLNREDMNDFAIQFYGFVKHFPRILATLLASTPDEKAADELCVILASELGNGDPTIRHEYMYHRFLRSIGIEPREALQKGLEPETESFVSGMVELYGHKDYGVALGASFGLENMAITMWDHLIPGLQKLKKQDDFKGMDIHYFTFHRALEGEHEDGMEEALSKSTELDVDDVKYGIETMLNDLQRMWMGLEKRWHTRRKDDEYRGLASKTLKIRNIV
- the mscL gene encoding large conductance mechanosensitive channel protein MscL, translated to MRTPKIKMVDEFKAFVLKHSVVGLAVGVVIGGAVGKLVKALVDDFVMPVVGFLTPSGDWRAIVLSIGNVKFGVGDFLGNFVDFVIVAFVVFMIVKTFIKEAPPPPGPATKQCPQCSESILVSAKKCKFCTSAVG
- a CDS encoding DUF481 domain-containing protein; this encodes MRDWALALIFILGVGTAFAQETPAPVPVAAEVAAVLPAPPPKVETWKANAGASAILNTGNSSNQTLGGNGLASYKHERDKMTFKANGTYGRAEDSLGVTTTNTKNWRTELRYDRYLLDPLSTFALGHLGSDEPAGFDHRYGGAGGLSHEFYKTGPHFSKYEVGFDYTRELRTAPPDENIYSGRLFLQYKLTMTPWLTFGQDFENLFNVQDGHDYRLNTLTALTTKMSDKIAFQVSFSVKFDNVPVPGKKKTDTLTQLGLVVDFM